From the genome of Vibrio orientalis CIP 102891 = ATCC 33934:
GAAATGAGAAAAGCAAGTGCTATTGCACGTCAAAGAGTAGCTACTGTTTAATTAACAATCTTTCAGAACTGCAAAGAACTTGAACGTCATTCAGTTTGAGTTCAGTAGTACTATTTTTCATATGAGGTATGAAGTGAATAACCATTTACATGCAAAGGATGTTTACTTGGCTTTAAAGTTAGTTCCATTAGTTGGAGCTAGCTTTGTAGCGAAGATGCTAGGTGTAAACATCAGAACAATTCAATATATAACCAATAAAAGAGTAAAGAGTAGTATCAAAAACAAAGATGATGTATTAATTAAACTGGTTCCTGATATGAAAGAACGACTTATCAAACATTTAGAAGAGAATGAAAGTGACTAAATCAATTCCATTGAGAACATTAATTCAAGAGCGTAGTATGAGTGAGTTCTTTAAATCACTTGACTATGACACTTATACATTAAGAAGTGAAAATAAAGGAATTATACGTTTAGAAACGTATAATGGAACAAGTGCAGAAATTAAAATAAACCGTGAAGATATGGTATCAAGCAGAATGGTTAAAATGATAATGTCATTTGCTGCACTTTAATGTCACGCGAAGCGTGTTGTACCAAATATTATTTTCTTTCTCTTTAATATTATTATCCACAGTGTTAATGGATATTAGATAGTATTGAATGTATTGGAGAAGAACATTATAACAACGAGATTTTTGGTAATAAACACTAAAATCAATTTATTTTCTTGTTAAGAATGTTTGATAATTATTGTGTCAAAAAGTTTATTTAGGATTCTATCGTTATATAATAACAGTATCAAATAAATTACGCCTAGCAAGGCGTTTTTTTTAAAATTAAACTATCAAATATTTTTGATAATAAATAATTCATAATCACTCAAGGGAGTAAATATGCAAGCTTTAGATAATAACATTATGCGTAAAGTGTACATCAAATATGGTAGCAAAATCACATCAAGTGTAATTGGTTGCTCTCAAAGCCATGTATGCCGTGTAGCAAAAGAAAACAACTGGCCATCTCCATCTGGGAATGATGTGCATAAATTGATCATGGCATCTCTTTATAAAACAGAAAACTTTTAATTAACAGCACCATTGAAGTGAGAATTTTTTAATGAATATGAGGTGCCAAATGAAAAAATTATAACAAAATGACTAATATCTTAAAAATCAAATTGAGTGACGAACAATATTTGTCACATGTTGCAAGCCAACTGCCAAAATCAAATGGTATACATTTAATTCTTGCTAAAACTGGTGTCGGTAAAACACATCACATGCTTGAACAATGCCATGTTAATGGTGGGACTGCTGTTTTCCCTGTCAAAGCAGTAATGAATCAAAGCTTAAAGTACAAGGCAGACAACTCACTGCAAGGTACGATCATACAGATTGAACACCTTGATAAGTGGAGAACAAATCAAAATGAACTGCATGTCGATGAAGCTCAGATTTTGTATCTGGGCGGCTTTAGAAAGTCTGTAGAAAAATTATACGAAACAATAGTTGAAGCTTCACAGACCAAGCCTGTTTATTTGTATTCAGCGACGGTGAGAACCGAGTTCATGCCGTTAAAGTTCAATAGCATTATCCATGTTGAAAAGAGCTTTGAACGAAATATTAACGTAATCACTCTTGATTCTAAGGGTGACGTAAAGATCGCTGATGCAAAACTAGCTCAAAGTTTAGAGTATATTGATCAGCAAGGCGATAAAGCTAAAGTTATGGCTTTTATCAACTCGAATGCGCAAGCAAGCGCAGTAGTTAAAAGACTGTCGCAAACGGGTAAGAAGGCAATTCTTTTATCTTCAAGCTCAATTCGGAGTGGCGAAGCTAAAGCAGTTTATCAAAGTATCATCAGTCATGCTGCGATTTCACAAGTCACATATGACTATGTCATTTGTACATCCTGTATGGCAGAAGGAATCAATTTCAACGATTACTTCAAGGTTGTTAGTTGCCAGGATGAGAGCGGTAATCTGTTTCAGCAGCAAGGTCGTGCACGCGGTTCTGCTGAGCACTGGGTGATTCTAGGTGGTCTTGAAAACAAGGATCATGGTGACATATCCCTTTCTTACAATAATGCTTCTAGGCAAATCTGGCGCACTTCTACGGTTGATGGTGATGTTAAGCGTGTACCGATAAATGTTGAGTGTGGTCTAGCTTCTTCAACTGAGCTTTGTGAGTGGTTAAACCATGATGCTCGTGCAAATGCTGATCTAGCATCATTGTTCACTTCTCAGTTCCAAAAAGGGGTGTACGCAAAGCAAGTGCTCAAGGAGATTGATTTGCTCGGGTATAAAGTTGACCAATTGCTCTCATATGAATCTGATGTTAAGACCAAAAACAATGGCAAGGTGTCATTGCAACGCTTAGCGAAAGTGCTTTATCAATCAGGTGGCAAAGTTTTATTTAAACGCAATGAGAGCAAATATGCACTTTGCAATGATGATCCTGAAATAGAGTTAAAAGTCTTTGAAGATGGCGTATTAACTGATCTACCAGCACTCGCTTCATATTTGATCGGTAACAAGGACACTACACCTGCTTTAGTGCAAATGGTGCAGCTTCTGAATCCTGACAAAAGTAATGAGCAGATTGACAATGCAGTACAAGAGTTAATTGAGTGGGATTCAAGTTGGAACAAATATAATTTTCGTGGTGACAAGTGGAACGTGATGTCGATTATCAATGGTGATGGTCGAGCATTTTTACGAAACATCCACCAGCCAAGATATAAAGAGATAAAGCAAGAAATTGACAACGCTATCACTGGTATGAGTGAAGTCATAATGAACAAGTACAGCGGAATCATTAGTGATGAGAAAGTAGCAGAGGCAGCAAGTCAGTTTTGGATTAATGCTTATCCAATCTCTCGGGATAATGGATCAGACAATAGGCACTTCCATAGTGACGACAATAAAACTCTTCGTCTACGTCTATTCAAGCTGATGATGGGTATTACTTTTGATAGTCATGGAAACTGGGTTGTGAAGAAAGATAAAGCAATTTGGCATGTTGTTTTAGATCACAACGACCGTAGAAAATACAATCGCAAGGCTGACACTGTGAAAAGTAAAGGTATTGAAATGAGCACATACCATGAAATGACCAAGTTCAACATGAAAGAAGTTGCTGTAATGAAACCAAAACCATTCAAGCAGTCATTAAATGACGTTATCAACCAGATTAATTTCTAACCAAACCATCTAGTGATGAGGCAAGGTCACTAGCCTCTATTCAAAAATGGTACCTTTTTCAATCGAAAAATCAATGACCAATCGTCATTAATAATTATAAAGGAAACAAAAATGACTAATACCAATAATGTAATAAAGTATCTTAATGCTAATATTAGCATCAAAAAGTCGATGTATGACTCTACGTTGACGACTGCAAAGCTAAGCACTGTAATAAAGTTGATCAGAGATGAAACAGTCAAAAATAAGATTGAACAAATACGATTATTGAATGCCAATGGTGCACATGACAAAGCCAAAGAAGTGAAGAATAATCTTCCCATGTTCTACCTAACTTGTTATCACGATATTGCTGGTGGAGCAAACCAATATAATGAAAATAGTCATTCAGGTCTGATGATGTTTGACATTGACAAAGTGTCACAAGATGAATCTAAGGACTTGATGTATCTACTTTTTAGTAGCGAATTTGCTGATAACGTTGTATTTGCCTTCTTATCACCTAGTGGTGGTTTAAAGTTCACTGTTGCTACTGACTATGACGGCACAGATCCTGACTTCTACAAGCACTGCTACAAAAAATTGTATGCTCATTTAGTAGATATTGGTATGCCGGAAGGAAACCTTGACGCGCAAACGTGCAATGCGAACCGTGGCACTTACTTCTCGGCTGACAAAAATATCAAGTTGGGTAAATCGAAAGTCATTTCATTGGAAGCGTATAGAGCAGAGTACAGCATCTTAAAAGCAGAAGACGAATCTATGATGTGCTCATTACGTGCGGTTAATGAACATGCTGATTATGATGAAGTTTATGCAAATAGATATTGGAATAACGCTGTGAACAATATCATTGCATCAATGGGTAGCGGTGATCGCCACTTAAACATTTTCAAGCTATGTATGGTGTCATTTAAATGTGGGTTAGGAATTGAGGGTGCAATTGAGGCATTGAATCGTGCAAAAGCAAACGGTCAGTACACAGAATCTATGAGCATTAGAAACAAGGCATTAGATGCGTGGAAGTCATTTGATGGGGTAGTTGATATTAAGTTCTTTAAACCTCGAACTGCTCAGCAATATGCTCAAATATTCAGTGGCTTATAAACGAAAAGGGAGTCCGAAGACTCCCAATAACAAAGTATGACTAATACTCTATATAATCTATTTATAGATAAATCGCACGTTAATCAAACAGCCCTTTAGTGTATATACTTGGTTTTTCTTCCTTTTTCTCTTTAGGTGGAGGCACTGGTTGATCGTTATACGTCAAGTAAATCAATCCTCTCATACCAGCAGAACTTGGATGAGACGATGGGTTGTTGTACAACCAAAGATGTTTAAGCTCTTTTTCGTCAATCGGTTCAATTGCTGAGAGTTTAAACCAGATCGAACACTTCTTTTTTCGGTAATAGGCAGGTGTCAGATTAGGTTCTTTTGAAGATATTTCAGTCTTACTCGTACTACCAGCGATCACGTCAATGATGTTTGCTCTACAAGTGAATTTTGAACCATGCATTAGGTACAAGTAGCACTGTTCACCACGCTCAAGTTGTAGCTTGGCAGTTTTAACAAAGCTCTGATTCATACCGATTCCGAACTTACCCATCCAAACACTGCCATTAGCTTCAATGACGGCTGAGTGCTCAGCAATGGTATCAGCACCGGACAGCTTATCACTGTATCTAAGTAGAAAGTGTAGATTTTTCATAGAGATGGAACCAAGTATATCAATGTTGTCAAGTTTTGATTATAATGCTACCACTTAAATATCTTAA
Proteins encoded in this window:
- a CDS encoding BT4734/BF3469 family protein; translation: MTNTNNVIKYLNANISIKKSMYDSTLTTAKLSTVIKLIRDETVKNKIEQIRLLNANGAHDKAKEVKNNLPMFYLTCYHDIAGGANQYNENSHSGLMMFDIDKVSQDESKDLMYLLFSSEFADNVVFAFLSPSGGLKFTVATDYDGTDPDFYKHCYKKLYAHLVDIGMPEGNLDAQTCNANRGTYFSADKNIKLGKSKVISLEAYRAEYSILKAEDESMMCSLRAVNEHADYDEVYANRYWNNAVNNIIASMGSGDRHLNIFKLCMVSFKCGLGIEGAIEALNRAKANGQYTESMSIRNKALDAWKSFDGVVDIKFFKPRTAQQYAQIFSGL